Genomic DNA from Deltaproteobacteria bacterium:
AATGGCACGCCAACGCCGAGCAGCAATTTTATATTCAGCGCAACAACAGCCTATCAAATTGCCTACAAATGCACCTCGGCCTGAAGAACTAATAAGAGCGGATCGCGAGCGATGAAAGTAGTTCTTGATGCTAGCGTGGGTATTATGCTTGCCGTGGCCAATGAAAATAAAAAGCTACAAGATATAGTCAGTAAAGCCGAGTGGGTTTTTGTTCCGCATTTATATGGTTTTGAAATAGCCAACACTATTTGGAAATACGCTAAGGCAAAAATATGGCAAGAAGAAGAATGTGAAACAGTATTACAACGAGCTTTGTCTTTACCTGATGAATATATAGCAAGTAAAATATTAGCCAGCGAAGCTCTCGCATTGGCACAACAACAAAGTCATTCTGCTTATGATATGTTTTATTTAGTTCTCGCACGTCGTTATAATGCACTACTAGCAACGCTAGATAAAAAACTTGCAAAGATTGCTGCCACCATAAACATCAAAATTATAACTTAGTGCCCCAGGTACAAAAACAGATTCAGCTTCAGCTTCATCTTAACCAAACACCTCAAAAGTGGCTTTTGCTTATTTGGTGGCCTCTTCACTTCATCTGGTGCCAAACGCCTCAAAAGTGGCTTCTGCTTATTTGGTGGCGCATTTAGGTTTTTTTAGAATTTGGACATCGTCCACTTGTAAAAGCCAGACTAATTAATAATAATACCAGGAAATGCGCCATTCTAAGCGTAAGCGGGAATCCATTCTTAAAAGCGCCCAAGCCTGAGGCAAATTGTAGTTTGTCGTAAATACAACAGGAGTATCGGGGTTATAATGAAACGTTCATTCACTATGGTTGTAGAGCGAGACCCAGACAGTAAATGGCTTGTGGCCGAGGTTGTTGAGTTGCCAGGCTGTTATACCCAGGCCAAGGATATGCGCACGTTAGAGGCTAATGTGCAGGAAGCAATCCGTGCCTATCTCAAGACCGCCATGATCAAGAAGCCAGTTGTGGATTTCGTTGGTACTTGGCGTATCGAGGTGTCTGCGTGACCAAGCTTCCGGTCATTCCATACCGTCGGCTAAAAAAAATTGCCGAGCTTGCTGGCTTTACCTGGATAAACTGCGAAGGTAGCCATAATACCTTTCGTAACGCCCAGGGTAAAACCATTGTCATTCCTAATCACGGCCATCATGTCATCGTGAGACCGCTTCTTCGCAAGATCCTCCGCGACCTCGGTATTACCATCGAAGAATATCAGCATTTATTGCGTAAATTCTAAAGCCTCAGCTAGCTCGGTCTGTGTCAGCTTCATCTTAACCAAACGCCTCAAAAGTGGCTTTTGCATATTTAGTGGCGCATTTAGATGTGATTGGCACCCTACTATTTGATTGCCAGTTAATTAATGACCATACCGAGTGTTTAAGTGCGGTTAGAAATTTAGACCTAGACCAATAGGCGGTAACGCAGTCTTGCATTAATACTTAAAATGTCTATAATTAAATTAAATTATGTCTATTAATGATTTCAATACATCATTAGCACATGCAGAAGCTCGGCTTGCTACAGCAAAATTACGCCAACGTTCGCGCGCCGATCGAGGCAAAATGCGCATTAGCCAGGTCACAATTACCAAATTACAAGAATTGACTTGTGGTTACCTGCAACCACGAATGACCGCTATCATGCAGCAACTTCAAGATTATTGTCGCCTTCACCATGAAAAAGTTCCTGCCCGAGCAACGGTTTATAATGCTTTGATAACTCTACCAACCACTCAATATAAGGTAGCAACGCTGCCAGCAGAAGTGCGCCAAGCCCTATATAATATGAACGCTGAATCAATAGTGCCCGGCCATCAGCTAGCTTTTTATTGCCTCAATTATGGTAATGCACGGGCTATTTCTTTTACTGCCTCACTGCCTTGGTTAGCGCTGTATCAAGCACAACGCCAACGAGGTTGGCATAAAAAAAGC
This window encodes:
- a CDS encoding type II toxin-antitoxin system HicB family antitoxin, which produces MKRSFTMVVERDPDSKWLVAEVVELPGCYTQAKDMRTLEANVQEAIRAYLKTAMIKKPVVDFVGTWRIEVSA
- a CDS encoding type II toxin-antitoxin system HicA family toxin — its product is MTKLPVIPYRRLKKIAELAGFTWINCEGSHNTFRNAQGKTIVIPNHGHHVIVRPLLRKILRDLGITIEEYQHLLRKF
- a CDS encoding type II toxin-antitoxin system VapC family toxin — translated: MKVVLDASVGIMLAVANENKKLQDIVSKAEWVFVPHLYGFEIANTIWKYAKAKIWQEEECETVLQRALSLPDEYIASKILASEALALAQQQSHSAYDMFYLVLARRYNALLATLDKKLAKIAATINIKIIT